From Candidatus Paceibacterota bacterium:
CTTCAGCTCCATCTGAAGGGGGAGGGGGTACTGGAATGGTTGGAGGATGCTAATCCTTTTTAAAAAATGAACTTGAAAATTAAGCTTCTTATTCTTTTTGTTTTTATTTCTTTTGGAGTTGCCATATATGGCTATTTTAACGCTGTTTCAAAATCAAGTAGCGAGAATGGCCCTAAGATTGAAATTTCTCCCAAAATACATGATTTTAAGGACCTTAATTTTGGAGAAGTTGTTAGTTATGATTTTATTGTAAAAAATTCCGGAGATGAGATTTTGGAAATAAGAAGGGTTTCTACTTCTTGCCTTTGTACTGTTGCTGAGATTTTAAAGAAGGAAATTAACCCGGGAGAAGAAGTAATTCTTTCTATTTCTTATGATACCGGAGCAATGGGCGCCCATGGGAGAGGAAAGCAGGAAAGAATAATTTATATCAGAAGCAATGATCCTTTTAATCCTCAGATTGAAGCGATGATATACGCAAACGTTAAATAACTTAAATATTCAAAATAATGTTTCAAAGTATTGATATCAGCAGTCCTTTTACGATGATTCCGATAGTTATGACTACCGGTTTTCTTGATGGAATCCATCCTTGCGCTAT
This genomic window contains:
- a CDS encoding DUF1573 domain-containing protein, whose translation is MNLKIKLLILFVFISFGVAIYGYFNAVSKSSSENGPKIEISPKIHDFKDLNFGEVVSYDFIVKNSGDEILEIRRVSTSCLCTVAEILKKEINPGEEVILSISYDTGAMGAHGRGKQERIIYIRSNDPFNPQIEAMIYANVK